A stretch of the Nicotiana tabacum cultivar K326 chromosome 6, ASM71507v2, whole genome shotgun sequence genome encodes the following:
- the LOC107792577 gene encoding uncharacterized protein LOC107792577 produces the protein MLCSIWILASMVFASILITKYEGPRDSRNRSREQQKDSPGLLYDDEVWKPCLKTIHPGWLLGYRVVAFLILLLMLILNVAVDGGEIFYYYTQWTFTLITIYFGLGSVLSMYGCYQYHNKVGGDEIDNERLDAEYGLRRLPMNVESTSSSNAAKQAGENAVQNSRQIADFWGYLFQIIFQMNAGAVTLTDCVFWFVLVPFLTIRGYNLNFWIINMHSINVVFLLGDTALNCLRFPWFRIGYFFLWTAVYVVFQWAVHACISIWWPYPFLDLASSFSPLWYSSVALMHIPCYGIFVLVMKLKHHLLRKWFPHSYQCAS, from the exons ATGCTTTGCtccatttggattttagcttctaTGGTTTTTGCATCCATTCTCATAACAAAATACGAAGGTCCTCGTGACTCGAGGAATAGGAGCAGAGAACAGCAGAAAGATTCCCCTGGCCTCTTGTATGATGATGAAGTTTGGAAACCATGCCTTAAAACTATACATCCTGGTTGGCTTCTTGGATATAGAGTCGTCGCCTTTTTAATTCTCTTGTTAATGTTAATCCTAAATGTTGCTGTTGATGGAGGGGAAATCTTTTACTACTATACACA GTGGACATTCACATTGATCACTATTTATTTTGGG CTTGGATCTGTGCTTTCAATGTATGGATGTTACCAATATCACAATAAGGTTGGTGGTGATGAAATTGATAACGAGAGATTAGATGCTGAGTATGGTTTGCGAAGATTGCCTATGAATGTAGAAAGTACCAGCAGTTCAAATGCTGCAAAACAGGCAGGGGAAAATGCAGTACAAAATTCGCGCCAAATTGCTGACTTCTGGGGATATCTTTTTCAGATAATTTTCCAG ATGAATGCTGGAGCTGTAACACTTACTGATTGTGTCTTCTGGTTCGTACTTGTTCCGTTTCTGACAATTAGAGGCTATAATTTAAATTTT TGGATTATAAACATGCATTCAATCAATGTTGTGTTTCTACTTGGTGATACAGCTCTCAACTGCTTG CGTTTCCCTTGGTTTCGAATTGGATATTTCTTTTTGTGGACAGCAGTTTATGTTGTTTTCCAGTGGGCAGTTCATGCCTGCATCTCAATTTG GTGGCCATATCCATTCCTTGATCTTGCATCTTCATTTTCTCCTCTATG GTATTCATCCGTGGCACTAATGCACATACCATGCTATGGAATTTTTGTTTTGGTTATGAAGCTGAAGCACCATTTGCTTAGGAAATGGTTCCCTCACTCTTATCAGTGTGCAAGCTGA
- the LOC107792576 gene encoding large ribosomal subunit protein eL42 gives MVNVPKTKKTYCKSKECKKHTLHKVTQYKKGKDSLAAQGKRRYDRKQSGYGGQTKPVFHKKAKTTKKIVLRLQCQGCKHVSQHPIKRCKHFEIGGDKKGKGTSLF, from the exons ATG GTGAACGTTCCTAAGACAAAGAAGACCTACTGCAAGTCTAAGGAGTGCAAAAAGCATACCTTGCACAAGGTTACACAATACAAGAAGGGGAAAGATAGTTTGGCTGCTCAGGGAAAGCGTCGTTATGATAGGAAGCAGTCAGGTTATGGTGGTCAGACAAAGCCCGTCTTCCACAAAAAG GCAAAAACCACTAAGAAGATTGTGTTGAGGTTGCAATGCCAAGGTTGCAAACATGTTTCACAGCATCCAATCAAG AGGTGCAAGCACTTTGAAATTGGTggagacaagaaaggaaagggAACCTCTCTTTTCTAG